The genomic segment GCTCCCTGCTGCTACCCGCGCTGTCCGCCGCGCTCTGGTCCCCTGCGGTGCCCCGGCCTGTCCGCCGCCGTCTCCGCCGTCACCTGTCGATCTCCTCCACCCGTCCGCCCGACCGGCACGTGGGAGCGTACGCCACCGCCGTGACCGACCCTACTGCCGACCGGCCAGGCGGGCCTCGGCGATGCGCTGGGCCGGCAGCACCGGCCGGGCCCGGGCCGCGCCGGGGACCCTCCCCGAGCGGGCCCTGGGCGCGGTGACCCGGCGGATCTCCACGGCCACGTCCAGGCCGTGGACGGCAGGGCCCGAGAACGCTCCCCGCAGGGGCGGCACGTCGTCGTAGTCGCGGCCGTGGCCGATCTTCACGTGGCGCAGGCCCACCTCGGCGCCGTTGGTGGGGTCGAGGGCCAGCCACCCGTGGCCCGGGACGGCGGCCTCGAACCAGGCGTGGGTCTGCACCCACGCCACGTCGCCCCCGACCACGTCGGCCCCGGTGCGGTCGTCGCTGGTGAACAGGTACCCGCTGACGTAGCGGGCCGGGATCCCCACGCTGCGGCACATGGCCACGGCCAGGTGGGCGAAGTCCTGCACACGCCCTTGCGGGTCTCCAGCACCTCTCGATGGGCATCCCCACGTAGGTGTGGCCGGGCTCGTAGGTCATCACCGCTCCCACCCGGCGGTGGATGGCCAGCACCAGCCCCACCGGGTCGGGCCCGACCAGCTCGGTGACCCGGCCGGCCTCTCGACCACCCCCCTTGCCCCAGTCGGCGGGGGTGCGCTCCAGGTACTCGACGTGCTCGTCCAGCCAGGCCGGGTCGGACAGCGCCTCCATGCGGGGCGAGATGGTGACCAGCGGCGGTAGCGGGTCTCCACCACGGCCTCGGCGACCACCTCGAGGTTGCGGTGGGTGGGCGTCACCCCGAACGTGTCGACCCGCGCCCCAGTAGTCGGTGAAGGAGAACACCCGGGCCGCAGGCGTGGTGCTCACCCGGTACGACACCAGCTGCTGGCGCACGTCGCTGGCCGGGCAGGCCCGCAGCTCGTTCTGGCTCTCGCGCACCGGGCCGGTGTAGGCGAACCGGGTGCGGTAGCGGATGTCGAGCCTCACCGCGACCACCACCGGGTTCGGGGGGCCCGCCGGCGGGTGGAAGTCGACGGCGTGCAGGTCGAGGGCCTCGGCGTTGCGGAAGGAGGTGGACCCACCGCGCCGGCCACCTCGCGCACCCCCGCCTGCAGCCGGTCGAGGAAGCCGTGGAGGTCCTCGTCGAGCAGCTCGGACACGTCGCGGTACTCGAGCTCGGCCTTGAGCCGGCCGATCAGCCGCTGGGGCCGGTTGAGGTCACCGTCGCGCCGCTGCAGCTCCAGCCAGAAGCCGTTGATCGCCTCCCACAGCTCGGTCGACACCAGCTCGCGCACCGACCGCACGTTCTCGCGGGCCCGCAGCACGGCGTTGCCGATGGCGCCCGGGTTCTCCTGGTCGAGCACCAGGAACTCCGAGATGGCGCCGGCCAGCTCGGCGCCGTCGGCGGCGTGGGCGTCCCAGTCGAAGGCCTCGTCGAGGGAGAGCACCCGCAGCAGGTCGTGCCAGCTGCCCCGGGCCTGGGCCGGCGGGCTCTCGAGCAGCCCGTGGTAGGTGACGTCGAGCATGCGCGCCGTGTCCTCGGCCCGCTCCAGGTAGCGGCCGGTCCAGAACAGGCTCTCGGCGTGGCGGGCCAGCATCGCCGCCCATGGTACGGACCGGGAAGGCCGTCGTCCCCCGTCACCAACCGCTCACGCGCCGTTCACACCCCGGCCCCACCGGCACCGGCGTCTTGTCGGCACCTGACCCGGCGCGACGCTCGAAGTGCCCGCGTGGCCGCGGAGCGATCCCCGCGGAAAGGGGACGATCATGACGACACTGCGGCGCGCCGGGGGCTGCTGGCTGCGCTCGTGCTGGTGACGGGCTGCGCCTTCGTGTCGAGCAGCCGCACGGTGCCGGCGCCCCTGGTCGCCGGCCAGCCCGGCCAAGTCTGCCTCAC from the Acidimicrobiales bacterium genome contains:
- a CDS encoding transglutaminase family protein, encoding MCRSVGIPARYVSGYLFTSDDRTGADVVGGDVAWVQTHAWFEAAVPGHGWLALDPTNGAEVGLRHVKIGHGRDYDDVPPLRGAFSGPAVHGLDVAVEIRRVTAPRARSGRVPGAARARPVLPAQRIAEARLAGRQ
- a CDS encoding alpha-E domain-containing protein, producing the protein MLARHAESLFWTGRYLERAEDTARMLDVTYHGLLESPPAQARGSWHDLLRVLSLDEAFDWDAHAADGAELAGAISEFLVLDQENPGAIGNAVLRARENVRSVRELVSTELWEAINGFWLELQRRDGDLNRPQRLIGRLKAELEYRDVSELLDEDLHGFLDRLQAGVREVAGAVGPPPSATPRPSTCTPSTSTRRRAPRTRWWSR